The Podarcis raffonei isolate rPodRaf1 chromosome 2, rPodRaf1.pri, whole genome shotgun sequence genome window below encodes:
- the LOC128409467 gene encoding H-2 class II histocompatibility antigen, E-S beta chain-like isoform X2, producing MGGSGAAPLAFGGLLLGMLVVSASEGLGVEAPPEHFLFQKKGECHFSNGKQRVHFLQRDFFDRQELFYFDSDREKFMAVAELAESQVKIWNQDKDALRGMMSNVDACRLNYEIFDPFSQARRVQPQVKITPTDNDESSPHNTLLICTVNRFFPAGIEIKWFRNGKEEPKVWTTDLIRNGDWTFHIEVMLETKPERGDVYTCQVEHASFEGPVTVQWEPQSDSARSKMWTGIVGIVLGLVFGATGLALYLKNKKGLIS from the exons ATGGGGGGCTCCGGCGCTGCGCCTTTGGCCTTTGGGGGGCTCCTGCTGGGGATGCTGGTGGTCTCCGCTTCGGAGGGGCTGGGCGTGGAGGCGCCTCCAG AGCATTTCCTGTTCCAGAAGAAGGGCGAGTGCCACTTCTCCAACGGGAAGCAGCGTGTCCACTTCCTACAAAGGGACTTCTTTGACCGGCAGGAGCTCTTCTACTTCGACAGCGACCGAGAGAAGTTCATGGCGGTGGCTGAACTGGCGGAGTCCCAAGTCAAGATATGGAACCAGGACAAGGATGCCCTGCGGGGTATGATGTCCAACGTGGATGCCTGCCGGCTCAACTACGAGATCTTCGATCCCTTCTCCCAGGCCCGGCGTG TCCAGCCCCAGGTGAAGATCACCCCCACAGACAACGATGAATCTTCACCACACAACACTCTGCTGATTTGCACCGTGAACCGCTTCTTCCCTGCGGGGATCGAGATCAAGTGGTTCAGGAACGGGAAGGAGGAGCCCAAAGTGTGGACCACGGACCTCATCCGGAACGGGGACTGGACCTTCCATATTGAGGTGATGCTGGAGACAAAGCCAGAACGTGGAGACGTCTACACCTGCCAGGTGGAACACGCCAGCTTCGAAGGCCCCGTCACGGTGCAATGGG aGCCACAGTCGGACTCTGCCAGGAGCAAGATGTGGACGGGGATTGTGGGGATTGTGCTGGGGCTGGTCTTTGGGGCCACTGGACTCGCCCTTTACCTGAAGAACAAGAAAG GACTCATCAGTTAG
- the LOC128409467 gene encoding H-2 class II histocompatibility antigen, E-S beta chain-like isoform X1, whose protein sequence is MGGSGAAPLAFGGLLLGMLVVSASEGLGVEAPPEHFLFQKKGECHFSNGKQRVHFLQRDFFDRQELFYFDSDREKFMAVAELAESQVKIWNQDKDALRGMMSNVDACRLNYEIFDPFSQARRVQPQVKITPTDNDESSPHNTLLICTVNRFFPAGIEIKWFRNGKEEPKVWTTDLIRNGDWTFHIEDSSVRLRCSIRILGCGEALFFLPVALCPCSEVETSLEGGWKESQIKNDSVHPSPTSVACVSFGGSFFLCFPFRLLWQGCKLWQPVSFFAPLC, encoded by the exons ATGGGGGGCTCCGGCGCTGCGCCTTTGGCCTTTGGGGGGCTCCTGCTGGGGATGCTGGTGGTCTCCGCTTCGGAGGGGCTGGGCGTGGAGGCGCCTCCAG AGCATTTCCTGTTCCAGAAGAAGGGCGAGTGCCACTTCTCCAACGGGAAGCAGCGTGTCCACTTCCTACAAAGGGACTTCTTTGACCGGCAGGAGCTCTTCTACTTCGACAGCGACCGAGAGAAGTTCATGGCGGTGGCTGAACTGGCGGAGTCCCAAGTCAAGATATGGAACCAGGACAAGGATGCCCTGCGGGGTATGATGTCCAACGTGGATGCCTGCCGGCTCAACTACGAGATCTTCGATCCCTTCTCCCAGGCCCGGCGTG TCCAGCCCCAGGTGAAGATCACCCCCACAGACAACGATGAATCTTCACCACACAACACTCTGCTGATTTGCACCGTGAACCGCTTCTTCCCTGCGGGGATCGAGATCAAGTGGTTCAGGAACGGGAAGGAGGAGCCCAAAGTGTGGACCACGGACCTCATCCGGAACGGGGACTGGACCTTCCATATTGAG GACTCATCAGTTAGACTTCGCTGCTCCATCAGGATCCTGGGATGTGGAGAAGCTCTGTTCTTCCTGCCAGTTGCCCTCTGTCCATGCTCAGAGGTGGAAACCTCCTTGGAAGGTGGATGGAAGGAGTCACAGATCAAGAACGACAGTGTCCACCCATCCCCCACCTCTGTTGCTTGCGTGTCATTTGGGGGAAGTTTCTTTTTGTGTTTCCCCTTCCGCTTGTTATGGCAAGGTTGCAAGTTATGGCAACCTGTTTCCTTCTTTGCACCTCTCTGCTAG
- the LOC128409475 gene encoding HLA class II histocompatibility antigen, DR alpha chain-like, with protein sequence MDPRGGRGGGGGRRALCCLWATLLLAPPRGAGALKVEDTLVELDFFQESFPSEKKSGEFLLEFDNEEILHVDWEKKQNVWRLPDFQRFTSFEVQGALANIAVMKNNMEVLMKRSNRTRALNVAPSATVYPENAVELGDPNILICFVDRFSPPVLNVTWLKNNEVVSEGVEETDFYPSVDNTFRKFSYLPFVPEQGDIYVCQVEHWGIPEGKMEKIWVSKAPSPIPETMENVLCALGLAFGILGIIAGTILFFKAMRMNDRRGFI encoded by the exons ATGgaccccagaggaggaagaggaggaggaggaggaagaagagcccTTTGCTGCCTCTGGGCGACCCTCCTCCTCGCCCCGCCAAGGGGGGCCGGAGCCCTGAAAG TGGAGGATACCCTGGTGGAGCTGGACTTCTTCCAGGAGAGCTTCCCTTCGGAGAAGAAGTCCGGGGAGTTCCTGCTGGAGTTTGACAACGAGGAGATCCTGCACGTGGACTGGGAGAAGAAGCAGAACGTCTGGAGGCTGCCGGACTTCCAGCGCTTCACCAGCTTCGAGGTGCAGGGCGCCCTGGCCAACATCGCCGTCATGAAGAACAACATGGAGGTGCTCATGAAGCGAAGCAACCGCACCCGTGCCCTGAACG TTGCTCCTTCGGCCACTGTGTACCCGGAAAATGCCGTGGAACTGGGGGACCCCAACATCCTCATCTGCTTTGTGGACAGGTTCTCCCCCCCAGTGCTGAACGTCACCTGGCTGAAGAACAACGAGGTGGTCTCCGAGGGCGTGGAGGAGACAGACTTCTACCCCAGCGTGGACAACACTTTCCGCAAGTTCTCCTACCTCCCCTTCGTCCCTGAGCAGGGAGACATCTACGTCTGCCAGGTGGAGCACTGGGGCATCCCAGAgggaaagatggagaagatctggg TTTCCAAGGCGCCCTCTCCCATCCCGGAGACGATGGAGAACGTGCTGTGTGCCCTGGGCTTGGCCTTTGGCATCCTGGGCATCATCGCTGGCACCATCCTTTTCTTCAAGGCCATGAGGATGAACGATCGCAGGGGCTTCAT aTAA